In Tolypothrix sp. NIES-4075, the following proteins share a genomic window:
- a CDS encoding CPBP family glutamic-type intramembrane protease encodes MQGKQSSIKPRVKTRKLRFWSFLLLLIVSAIAIFLFYPRSQQIVKSESNYAIHRRQEFNQPEFYPIKPNENLKLYRPVGEWVGKLILPKKEQIDAKSDWSWLLVQHAPTQAQNLIGQVVRLEWKDKQNSYVKTTTRDVRFTPGTIKSQNKGIVHPNRLDGRLGVGPLQSLAGAKPNDDMIVTLDRADVVTGSDGKPVLQIEQEPIQATGRFYALVKILKPEVANSTYPAPKFCPGTRPCPSEYFRVRHYNPASGNFDGPEGTVRIPQQILDSRAFFSSTPRQIEASPAGKEGWYIYGARDAKGMFVAQAVAPRSLFKIEPDRVLLGTSAGLKYIKVDNWRNTEQNKGKIETVLLDPTVAQPLVALSNWKPGDKAIVMHLFGGIGGKQGEISGLMRLANTVPGHFAFGVAEVVRDPFTQDLRFDIKYHQVYAHSPDAMISGTHRWADYMGNFQWGWAATRPVSDVVVKFEPVTQDYDFGGIKLSPLQEFTRQLQIMMARYRVGDGTGSATVSPATSCVQDASQALYITLKVIEQRVTSNPAIQKWLNDHPSDPQTFRFEKLVSLGSSLERQLSPLGIVRGDWENNASVLSGIGNEQEPRLSQKRSIWAALTSWRTMLPRQAHDELASIFLSQNAKLWFLRSNQIGGWQQDIIPEEATAVLGKLKLPFTNVAPIPILLNRVLGSFVIPNQQDWLIVGVTLLIYSAIALPLGFFSGFLRFHISPVNLPNQLFTAFRASIIPAFLEELVFRVLMLPHPIELVNWITWSLWAAFCLLLFVLYHPFNAKTFYKAGIPTFFQPVFLALTALLGLACTIAYALTGCLWTIACIHWIILLVWLLGFGGMQKLRSRHTHPA; translated from the coding sequence ATGCAGGGCAAGCAATCATCAATCAAGCCGAGGGTAAAGACGCGAAAGTTACGATTTTGGAGTTTTTTATTACTCTTGATTGTCAGTGCGATCGCTATCTTTCTGTTTTACCCGCGATCGCAACAGATAGTCAAAAGCGAAAGCAATTACGCTATTCATAGACGGCAAGAATTTAATCAGCCTGAATTCTACCCAATCAAGCCTAACGAAAACTTAAAACTTTACCGACCTGTCGGTGAGTGGGTAGGAAAACTGATTCTACCTAAGAAAGAACAGATAGACGCAAAATCGGACTGGTCGTGGTTACTAGTTCAACATGCACCAACTCAAGCGCAAAACCTCATCGGTCAAGTCGTTCGTTTGGAATGGAAAGACAAGCAAAACTCTTACGTAAAAACAACTACGCGAGATGTGCGTTTTACTCCTGGCACCATCAAAAGTCAAAATAAGGGAATAGTTCATCCAAACCGTCTCGACGGTCGTCTTGGTGTCGGACCGCTACAGTCACTCGCTGGTGCGAAACCGAATGATGATATGATTGTTACCTTAGACCGTGCCGATGTCGTGACGGGTAGTGACGGTAAACCAGTTCTGCAAATTGAGCAAGAACCAATCCAGGCAACCGGACGCTTTTACGCTTTAGTGAAAATCCTCAAGCCAGAAGTAGCAAACAGCACCTACCCCGCTCCAAAATTTTGTCCGGGAACGCGCCCCTGTCCGAGCGAATACTTCCGCGTTCGTCATTACAATCCGGCATCCGGTAACTTTGACGGACCAGAGGGAACAGTCAGGATTCCCCAGCAAATTTTAGATTCACGGGCATTTTTCTCATCTACTCCGCGCCAAATAGAAGCATCCCCCGCAGGCAAAGAAGGGTGGTATATATACGGTGCAAGAGATGCTAAAGGTATGTTTGTTGCTCAAGCAGTCGCACCGCGATCGCTCTTTAAAATAGAACCAGATCGCGTGTTGTTGGGAACATCCGCAGGGCTAAAATACATTAAAGTAGATAATTGGCGCAATACCGAGCAAAACAAAGGCAAGATTGAAACAGTTTTGCTCGATCCGACAGTAGCCCAACCACTGGTAGCGCTATCAAACTGGAAACCAGGAGATAAAGCGATCGTCATGCACCTATTTGGCGGTATTGGCGGCAAACAAGGTGAAATCAGTGGACTGATGCGTTTAGCAAACACTGTCCCCGGACACTTTGCCTTTGGGGTAGCTGAAGTAGTTCGCGACCCCTTCACGCAAGATTTACGATTTGACATCAAATATCATCAGGTTTACGCTCACAGTCCTGATGCGATGATATCCGGGACACACCGCTGGGCAGACTATATGGGTAACTTTCAATGGGGATGGGCTGCAACGCGACCGGTTTCTGATGTTGTCGTCAAGTTTGAACCTGTGACGCAAGATTATGATTTTGGTGGCATTAAGCTTTCACCCTTGCAGGAATTTACCCGGCAGTTGCAGATTATGATGGCTCGCTATCGAGTCGGAGATGGAACGGGAAGTGCAACAGTTAGCCCTGCTACTTCTTGCGTTCAAGATGCCAGTCAAGCGCTTTACATTACCTTGAAAGTTATCGAACAGCGAGTTACTTCAAATCCAGCAATTCAAAAGTGGCTTAACGATCATCCGAGCGATCCGCAAACTTTTCGCTTTGAAAAGCTAGTTTCTCTCGGTTCATCTTTAGAACGGCAATTGAGTCCTTTGGGGATAGTCCGTGGTGACTGGGAAAACAATGCATCTGTTTTAAGCGGAATCGGTAATGAACAAGAGCCAAGGCTATCTCAAAAGCGTAGCATCTGGGCAGCGCTGACGAGTTGGCGAACAATGTTACCCCGACAAGCGCATGATGAACTCGCTAGTATTTTCTTAAGCCAAAATGCGAAACTCTGGTTTCTGCGAAGCAACCAAATTGGCGGTTGGCAGCAGGATATTATTCCAGAAGAAGCAACGGCAGTACTTGGTAAGTTGAAGCTTCCCTTTACCAATGTTGCACCGATCCCGATTCTGTTGAATCGTGTATTAGGGTCTTTTGTCATACCTAACCAACAAGATTGGCTGATAGTGGGGGTGACATTATTGATTTATAGCGCGATCGCTCTACCCTTAGGCTTCTTTTCTGGATTTTTGCGCTTTCATATTTCCCCTGTCAACTTACCTAACCAGCTATTTACAGCATTTCGAGCCTCGATAATTCCCGCTTTTCTGGAAGAGTTAGTATTTCGCGTTTTGATGCTTCCCCACCCCATAGAACTAGTCAACTGGATAACGTGGTCATTGTGGGCAGCATTTTGTTTACTGCTATTTGTCCTTTATCACCCGTTCAACGCCAAAACCTTTTACAAAGCGGGAATTCCCACATTTTTTCAGCCAGTTTTCCTTGCATTAACGGCATTGTTGGGTTTAGCCTGTACGATCGCCTATGCATTGACCGGTTGTTTGTGGACAATAGCTTGCATCCACTGGATTATATTACTAGTTTGGCTGCTAGGGTTCGGAGGAATGCAAAAGTTGCGATCGCGCCACACACACCCAGCCTGA